The DNA window CCGAGGCGACCGTGCAGGTGCACCGCCTCGCCCCGGTCCGCCAGGTCATCGCCTACATGTACCCCGACTGGGAGCACGGCATCCGCGGCATGCACGCGATCGCCCGCTCCACGGACGTGACCCCCACCTTCACCCGTCTCTCGGACGGGCCGGAGACCGAGTTCAGCCTGTCGATGGTCAAGGAGCCCAGCTCGACCAAGGGCAAGGTGGCCGCGAAGGTGCAGGACGGCCTGTTCGCGTACCTGCGCTCCAAGGGCTGGGACACCACCAACGAGATGTCGATCTCCTACGTCTGCTTCGAGGGCTCGAAGGAGTCCGTCGAGCAGCAGAAGGCGATCGTGAAGAAGATCGTGAAGAACGCCGGCGGCATCACCCTCGGCGCCGGCCCCGGGGCGATCTACGACCAGAAGAAGTTCGACACCCCGTACCTGCGGGACTTCCTGATGAACTACCAGGTCTTCGGCGACGTGTGCGACACGGGCGCGACCTGGTCGGACATCAACGAGGTCCACTCCACGGTCTACGACGCGTTCTACGCAGTCCAGGAGCAGCAGGGCCTGCCCGGCTTCATGTTCTGCCACATGTCGCACAGCTACCACGCCGGGGCCTGCCTCTACTTCACCTTCGCCTTCCCGTACTCCTCCGAGGAGCAGGCGCTCGACCAGTACTACGCGGCCAAGCGCGCGGTGCAGCAGGCCTTCGTGGACCTCGGCTCCACGGTCTCCCACCACCACGCCGTGGGCACGGAGCACCAGCCCTGGATCACCCAGGACATCGGTGAGGTCGGGACGCGCATGGTCCAGGGCCTGTTCGCCGCCAACGACCCGGGGCGGAACCTGAACCCCGGCAAGGTCACCACCCCCTGAGCGCCGTGACCAGCCGAGTCCTGGTGCTCCGCCACGGCGAGTCCACCGCGAACGTCGAGGGCCTGATCGTCTCCGTCCCCGGTCCTCGCGCCCTGACGGAGGTGGGCCTGACCCCGCTCGGCCGCGAGCAGGCGCGCCGGGCCGCGGCCCAGGGCCTCGCCCAGGGTCTGGGGCCGGGGACCGTGGTGATCTCGAGCGACTTCGCGCGGGCGCTGCAGACCGCCGAGGAGTTCGCCGCGGGGATCGGCGCCGCCGCGCCCCGCGTGGACGAGCGGCTGCGCGAGCGCAGCTTCGGCGGGTACGACGAGGGGCCCGCGAGCGCGTACGACGAGGTCTGGCGGGTCGACCGCGGGCGCGGCACCCACGAGGGCGGGGTCGAGCAGGTCGCGGCCGTCGCCGCGCGTGTGCTCGCCGTGCTCCGGGAGGCCGACGACCTCGCCAGCACGGCGCCGGTGGTGCTGGTCGCCCACGGCGACGTCCTGCAGATCGCGCTCGCGCTCGGCGCCGGGGCCGACCCGCACGAGCACCGCGACGTGCCGCACCTCGGCAACGCCGAGCTGCGGGAGATCGGCGCGGGTCGGGACGCCGCCGGCTCATGAGCCCTGCACCGCCCGGAGGCACAGAGATCACTGTCGCCGGGGACCTGTGCACAGTGCGCGCGCTCGTCGAGGCGTTCTTCACCGAACGCGGCTGGAGCGTTCACGAGCGCGACCGTGAGCGCTTCACGATCGAGACCGGCAGCGTGCGGCGGTCGGTGCTGATGGGGGCCTTCGCCGGGTCGCGCTTCCGGCTGAGCGCCACGATCTCGCTGCGTGAGGTGCCGGGGGAGGTCGGGGTGCGCTACGTCTGGGGTGCCGACGCTGGAGCGCATCTCGGAGGGATCGTCGGCCGCTCCCGGTCGGCCCGTGCACATCTCGCGACCGCAGCGGCGCTCATCGAGCATCTGGGAGCCGACGGGCGCGCCGTGCGCTCGCGCCCGCTCTGACCCGAGCCGTCGCAGACAGCGCGGAGAGGCTCCCTCGCCGTTGAAGGAGCCCTGCGTGAACCATAGCGCCGACGCCATGAGAATCACATCACATCCGGGTCACGGTTGTGACGCCGGTCGCGTCCTAGGATGGTCCGACCGCCTTCCGAGACGGACCGAGAACCTCAGCGACAGGATGAAGGACATCATGACTTTGCGCATCGCCGTCTTCGGCGAGAACCGGCACGAGAAGGTCGACCCCACCGTGCAGGCGATCTATCCCGAGGGGATGCACACCGTGATCGCGGAGGCGCTGCGCTCCCTGCTCGCGGCTGACGGGGTGGACGCCGAGGTGCGCGTCGCCCTGCTCGACGACATCGAGGAGTCGCTCTCCGAGGAGGCGCTCGCCGAGACCGACGTGCTCACCTGGTGGGGCCACATGGCGCACGAGGACGTGCCCGACGAGGTCGTCGAGCGCGTGGTGCGTCGCGTCCACGAGGGCATGGGCCTGATCCCGCTGCACTCGGCCCACTACTCCAAGGTCTTCAAGGCCCTGATGGGCACCACCTGCAACCTGCTGTGGCGCAACGAGGGCGAGGAGGAGCGGGTCTGGACCGTCAACGGCTCCCATCCCATCGCCCGCGGCATCCCGCACCCGATCGTCATCCCGGCCCAGGAGATGTACGGCGAGATGTTCGACATCCCCGCCCCCGACGAGCTGGTGTTCGTCTCCTCCTTCGCCGGCGGAGAGGTGTTCCGCTCCGGCGCCGTGTTCCGGCGCGGCAAGGGCAAGGTCTTCTATTTCAGCC is part of the Brachybacterium ginsengisoli genome and encodes:
- a CDS encoding FAD-binding oxidoreductase gives rise to the protein MSDRLSAREVKRHKWWGWGLDDVTFRYDNKPAFPALAKNKVGVDLDSKQPVEPDLSDLEVPASQLPAAVRALLVDVVGEENVLDDDEYRVVHSFGRSLPDLFRVRGGHFDRLVDAIVYPVSEAEVAAILRVVLEQDLVLIPYGGGSCISGSVTPDAAEQRPILTMNLGRMREVIEIDDTAGLARVEAGVYGPDLEEQLNALGWTVGHFPDSFTYSTLGGWAATRSSGMQSDKYGDIEDIVRGMRLVHPEGVAVTKPIPGRDSGPSVHEMILGSEGRLGVITEATVQVHRLAPVRQVIAYMYPDWEHGIRGMHAIARSTDVTPTFTRLSDGPETEFSLSMVKEPSSTKGKVAAKVQDGLFAYLRSKGWDTTNEMSISYVCFEGSKESVEQQKAIVKKIVKNAGGITLGAGPGAIYDQKKFDTPYLRDFLMNYQVFGDVCDTGATWSDINEVHSTVYDAFYAVQEQQGLPGFMFCHMSHSYHAGACLYFTFAFPYSSEEQALDQYYAAKRAVQQAFVDLGSTVSHHHAVGTEHQPWITQDIGEVGTRMVQGLFAANDPGRNLNPGKVTTP
- a CDS encoding histidine phosphatase family protein, with translation MTSRVLVLRHGESTANVEGLIVSVPGPRALTEVGLTPLGREQARRAAAQGLAQGLGPGTVVISSDFARALQTAEEFAAGIGAAAPRVDERLRERSFGGYDEGPASAYDEVWRVDRGRGTHEGGVEQVAAVAARVLAVLREADDLASTAPVVLVAHGDVLQIALALGAGADPHEHRDVPHLGNAELREIGAGRDAAGS
- a CDS encoding ThuA domain-containing protein is translated as MTLRIAVFGENRHEKVDPTVQAIYPEGMHTVIAEALRSLLAADGVDAEVRVALLDDIEESLSEEALAETDVLTWWGHMAHEDVPDEVVERVVRRVHEGMGLIPLHSAHYSKVFKALMGTTCNLLWRNEGEEERVWTVNGSHPIARGIPHPIVIPAQEMYGEMFDIPAPDELVFVSSFAGGEVFRSGAVFRRGKGKVFYFSPGDQEYPVYHQAEIQRVLANAVQWARPEERESAPVKIANAPRDWFRGEGPDGVSRVI